Within the Nerophis ophidion isolate RoL-2023_Sa linkage group LG01, RoL_Noph_v1.0, whole genome shotgun sequence genome, the region AATATTTAACTTTCAGATGGTAGTATTTCTGTTGATCCCAAGCAAATCAATGAAACATTTAGAACATTTTATACAAGCCCGAGAATATAGCATAGAAGCTATGCAGTCAAATTTAAACCCAACACAACTGCCATCCTTATCAgagcatgacaaaaaaaatcactgGAGGAACTTATACAATAAATGGAAATTCAAAAAGCTATaaattcatttgaaaaaaataaatctggCCCTGATAGGTAAAATACAGAATTTTATCAAATATTCAGTGAAGATTTGTCTCCTCTATTATTACAAATATACCAAtcttcatttaataaaaaaatgttttctccaacaactggatcggttcgcagccgagtgtgaagcgaccggaatgagaatcagcacctccaagtccgagtccatggttctcgcccggaaaagggtggagtgccatctccgggttggggaggagaccctgccccaagtggaggagttcaagtacctaggagtcttgttcacgagtgggggaagagtggatggtgagatcgacaggcggatcggtgcggcgtcttcagtaatgcggacgttgtaccgatccgttgtggtgaagaaggagctgagccggaaggaaaagctctcaatttaccggtcgatcaacattcccatcctcacctatggtcatgagctttgggtcatgaccgaaaggataagatcacgggtacaagcggccaaaatgagtttcctccgccgtgtggcgggtctctcccttagagatagggtgagaagctctgccatccgggaggaactcaaagtaaagccgctgctctttcacatcgagaggagccagatgaggtggtttgggcatctggtcaggatgccacccgaaggcctccctagggaggtgtttagggcacgtccaaccggtaggaggccacggggaagacccaggacacgttgggaagactatgtctcccggctggcctgggaacgcctcgggatcccccgggaagagttagacgaagtggctggggaaagggaagtctggctttccctgcttaggctgttgcccccgcgacccgacctcggataagcggaagaagatggatggatggaaatattatgttgtaaaaaaacaatgtaCATTCAACACAAACATTCTGGCAACAGCTTTTTCCTGTAAAAAGCCCAGCTCTGAAAAattgtggtactgtttttccattcaccataaaatgatgtggaaaaaaaacaaacaaactatcttttacagtaaaattttgtgaaaaaacaaacaaacgtaaaaaaaaaatattttacaataaaaatgttgtaaatgtaaagttttgatTTTTAAAATCGACAGTCCACTTGGAACattttatataattaataatgaaatcctgaggcaaattcatacataattcactgttacaagcggccctctgatggcagtcaTAACtgtcatgtggccctcaatgaaaaccagtttaaTATAAAACTGCTAGAAAAGCACCATCACATGATAATTATGTAAATGTCAACAAGAAACATATTTAATTTGATTGGTGTAGATTTCATATGCGTTGTACAAATGCACTGAACAACATTATGGAGATGTGTCCTGCTTCCACTTCCACACATGATTCTTACATTCTAAGGTTGGGAAAAGACTACAAACTGGCATTGTGTGTGATGGCTGGCTGCTTGGTGGCAACATTTATTTatgtcattgtcctaacattAATAGAATATATTAATAGTCTAATAaatgtagactaatggggatccttaataaactaaactaaactaatattACAGAGATGACATGGGGTCATGAGGAGATACATTTAGGCTCCAGATAATCCCAATTTGTACACAAATACCTCAGATATTTGTGAAAGAAGCAGTGAACTTATTTGAGGAGATCTTGGGTGTGTGTGGACGTCGCCACATATGAGCAAAATACCAGAAACTAAACAGCCGATTGGTTATTCTCCCTTGTGTGTTCTCGTGTGTTTTAGTGCATCCGCATTACTGCGGAATCTTTTGCCGCAGACTGAACAACTAAACGTTTTTTCTCCCGCGTGTTTTTTCATGTGTTTAGTCAAACTGCTGCTTTGACAAAAGCTTTTGTGACAAACTGAGCAGTTGAATGTTTTTTCTctcgtgtgtgttctcatgtgtttcgTCAAACTGCCCATTTGAGAAAAACGTCTAGCGCAAACTGAACAGGCaaatggtttttctccggtgtgtattctcatgtgttcagtcaaacgCTTCTTTACGGGAAAACTTTTGCAACAAACCGAACAAGTAAATGTTCTTTCCCTTGTGTGTTTTCTCATGTGCTGAAGCAAAGAATTCTTCAGAGAAAAACATCTACTGCACACCGAACAATTAtatgttttttctcctgtgtAAACCGAGccattaaatgttttttcttctgtgtgttttctcatgtgtggagtcaaactgctcttttgagaaaagcttttaccacaaactaaacagatatatggtttttctcctgtgtgtgttctcatgtgttcagtcaaatggCTCTTTCGGGTAAcacttttaccacaaactgaacatttgtatggtttttctcctgtgtgcgttctcatgtgatAAATTAATTGGCtgtttttagtaaagcttttagcacaaactgagcagctcaaacatttcttctttgtagagcattcagagtgtttgttgtcagtgtgagtcatcttatcaccttcacagtctgtatcgctgctcaaagttacttcaacctcgtcttcagcctcactgtctgatagtggagctaagaggttgtctacttgtggtttctcttcatcatcttcagtcttcacagagacaatagtcagtg harbors:
- the LOC133554731 gene encoding gastrula zinc finger protein XlCGF17.1-like → MATSCQRESERQSAPPTSSKSERKRRKLQIKMNVQQLICDREKLPFQLGASSGLKQETPQPPCIKKEEEELYITQEGECLLGREEADYTKFPLTIVSVKTEDDEEKPQVDNLLAPLSDSEAEDEVEVTLSSDTDCEGDKMTHTDNKHSECSTKKKCLSCSVCAKSFTKNSQLIYHMRTHTGEKPYKCSVCGKSVTRKSHLTEHMRTHTGEKPYICLVCGKSFSQKSSLTPHMRKHTEEKTFNGSVYTGEKTYNCSVCSRCFSLKNSLLQHMRKHTRERTFTCSVCCKSFPVKKRLTEHMRIHTGEKPFACSVCARRFSQMGSLTKHMRTHTREKTFNCSVCHKSFCQSSSLTKHMKKHAGEKTFSCSVCGKRFRSNADALKHTRTHKGE